One part of the Spiribacter salinus M19-40 genome encodes these proteins:
- a CDS encoding gamma-butyrobetaine hydroxylase-like domain-containing protein — translation MKRPERRDTGHTPTDIHLHRGSKTLELHYDDGQTFVLSAEYLRVYSPSAEVRGHGPGQAVLQVGKTAVGITRIEPVGHYALRIHFDDGHNTGLYSWDLLYDLGENQSQYWQDYLDSLAEAGYQREGGTAT, via the coding sequence ATGAAACGACCCGAGCGCCGGGACACGGGGCACACGCCCACCGACATCCATCTGCATCGCGGCTCGAAAACCCTTGAGCTGCACTATGATGACGGCCAGACTTTTGTGCTCTCGGCGGAATACCTGCGGGTCTACTCACCCTCAGCCGAGGTCCGAGGTCACGGCCCAGGCCAGGCGGTTCTCCAGGTGGGCAAGACCGCCGTTGGCATCACGCGCATCGAGCCGGTGGGCCACTACGCCCTGCGGATCCATTTCGATGACGGCCATAACACGGGCCTGTACTCCTGGGATCTGCTCTATGATCTGGGCGAAAACCAATCGCAGTACTGGCAGGATTACCTCGACTCACTCGCCGAGGCCGGCTACCAGCGTGAGGGAGGGACAGCGACATGA
- the hslU gene encoding ATP-dependent protease ATPase subunit HslU: MSEMTPREIVQELDKHIIGQGDAKRAVANALRNRWRRLQVDESLRPEITPKNILMIGPTGVGKTEIARRLARLANAPFIKIEATKFTEVGYVGRDVESVIRDLTDNALKMVREQAMARQANRAEDAAEDRILDALLPQARSGGEADDSLDATRQKMRKKLREGELDEREIEIDIRGQSAGMDIMAPPGMEQLTSQLQGMFQNLGGQQSQRQRLRIADAWRVLREEEAAKLVNDDEIKQQAIEAVEQSGIVFVDEIDKVAKRAEQGAGGDVSREGVQRDLLPLVEGSTVSTRHGMVNTDHILFIASGAFHLSKPSDLIPELQGRLPIRVELDSLVVSDFVSILTEPDASLVRQYQSLLATEGVTLTFTDDGVARIAEVAWAVNERTENIGARRLHTVMERLLEEISYTAPDRSEQTVTVDAAYVDRQLSDLADNEDLSRYIL, from the coding sequence ATGAGCGAAATGACACCCCGCGAGATTGTCCAGGAGCTGGACAAGCACATTATCGGCCAAGGTGACGCCAAGCGCGCCGTGGCCAACGCATTGCGCAATCGCTGGCGCCGGCTGCAGGTGGATGAGAGCCTGCGCCCGGAGATCACGCCCAAGAACATCCTCATGATTGGCCCGACCGGTGTGGGCAAAACCGAGATTGCCCGGCGCCTTGCGCGGCTCGCCAATGCCCCGTTCATCAAGATCGAGGCCACCAAGTTTACGGAAGTCGGCTACGTCGGCCGCGACGTCGAATCGGTCATCCGGGATCTGACCGACAACGCCCTGAAAATGGTGCGCGAGCAGGCGATGGCCCGCCAGGCCAATCGCGCAGAAGACGCCGCCGAGGATCGCATCCTGGATGCGCTGCTGCCCCAGGCCCGCAGCGGCGGCGAAGCCGATGACAGCCTGGATGCAACGCGCCAGAAAATGCGCAAGAAACTGCGCGAAGGTGAGCTTGACGAGCGCGAGATCGAAATCGACATCCGCGGCCAGTCCGCTGGCATGGACATCATGGCGCCGCCCGGCATGGAGCAGCTCACCAGCCAGCTGCAGGGCATGTTCCAGAACCTGGGCGGCCAGCAGAGCCAGCGTCAGCGCCTGCGCATTGCGGATGCCTGGCGGGTGCTTCGCGAAGAAGAGGCCGCGAAGCTGGTGAACGATGACGAAATCAAGCAACAGGCCATCGAGGCCGTCGAGCAGAGCGGAATCGTGTTTGTCGACGAAATCGACAAGGTCGCGAAGCGGGCCGAGCAGGGTGCGGGCGGAGACGTCTCGCGCGAGGGGGTCCAGCGCGATCTGCTGCCGCTGGTAGAGGGCAGCACGGTGTCCACGCGGCACGGCATGGTCAACACCGATCACATCCTGTTCATCGCCTCCGGGGCGTTTCATCTGTCCAAGCCCTCGGACTTGATCCCGGAACTGCAGGGCCGCCTGCCCATTCGCGTCGAACTCGACTCGCTGGTCGTCAGCGACTTCGTCAGCATCCTCACCGAGCCGGATGCCTCGCTGGTTCGCCAGTACCAGTCGCTACTGGCCACCGAGGGGGTCACGCTGACGTTCACCGACGATGGCGTCGCCCGCATTGCGGAGGTGGCCTGGGCGGTAAACGAGCGCACGGAAAACATCGGCGCCCGGCGCCTGCACACGGTAATGGAGCGATTGCTCGAGGAGATCTCCTACACCGCCCCCGATCGCAGTGAACAGACCGTGACCGTGGACGCCGCCTATGTCGATCGCCAGCTCTCAGACCTCGCCGATAACGAGGACCTGAGTCGCTACATCCTGTGA
- the hslV gene encoding ATP-dependent protease subunit HslV, translating into MQQFEGTTILAVRRHGQVALGGDGQVTLGDTVMKGNARKVRRLYHEQVLAGFAGGTADAFTLFERFEGQLERHRGNLTRAAVEMAKDWRSDRALRRLEALLMVADQNALLMLSGNGDVVEPERELMAIGSGAGYAQAAAQALVADTDLGAEAVVSRALGIAADICIYTNHTLTIETLGDEAGS; encoded by the coding sequence GTGCAGCAATTCGAGGGCACCACCATTCTGGCCGTCCGTCGCCACGGGCAGGTCGCGCTGGGGGGTGACGGTCAGGTCACCCTGGGCGATACGGTGATGAAGGGCAACGCGCGCAAGGTCCGGCGCCTGTATCACGAGCAGGTCCTTGCGGGTTTCGCCGGCGGAACTGCCGACGCCTTCACGCTATTCGAGCGGTTTGAAGGCCAGCTTGAGCGCCACCGCGGCAATTTAACCCGCGCCGCGGTGGAAATGGCCAAGGACTGGCGCTCGGATCGGGCCCTGCGCCGGCTAGAGGCCCTGCTGATGGTCGCCGACCAGAATGCACTGTTGATGCTGTCTGGCAATGGCGATGTCGTGGAGCCCGAACGGGAACTCATGGCGATCGGCTCCGGTGCGGGCTATGCCCAGGCCGCCGCACAAGCCCTGGTCGCCGACACCGACCTGGGCGCCGAGGCGGTCGTCAGCCGGGCGCTGGGGATCGCCGCCGATATCTGCATCTACACCAACCACACGCTGACGATTGAAACGCTGGGGGACGAGGCAGGCTCATGA
- the xerC gene encoding tyrosine recombinase XerC, with amino-acid sequence MSAESLASVLDDYLAHLRDERRLATLTRQHYARDLNAFADWLSRTGISDWRDVRADHVRQWVAQGHRRGLRPRSLQRRLSAVRGLYRYLQREGRANLDPAADISAPRQHRRLPTTLDVDTTAQLLNAPAAPASDSNDAGLACRDQALFELIYGSGLRLAEVAALDAAELSGVPQTLRVTGKGARTRVVPVGRQAREAIQQWLAVRPTLAAAHEPALFVSRRGRRLSHRAIQQRLNALATRQGLDQPVHPHMLRHAFATHLLESSGDLRAVQELLGHADISTTQIYTHLDFQHLAEVYDQAHPRARRR; translated from the coding sequence TTGAGCGCCGAGTCGCTCGCCTCTGTCCTTGATGACTATCTGGCGCATCTGCGCGATGAACGCCGCCTCGCCACACTCACCCGTCAACATTACGCGCGCGATCTCAACGCCTTCGCTGACTGGCTGAGCCGCACGGGCATCAGTGACTGGCGTGACGTGCGCGCCGATCACGTCCGCCAGTGGGTCGCCCAGGGGCATCGACGCGGGTTGCGGCCGCGCTCGCTGCAACGCCGGCTGTCAGCGGTGCGCGGTCTGTACCGCTACTTGCAGCGCGAAGGCCGAGCCAACCTGGACCCGGCGGCCGACATCAGCGCGCCGCGCCAGCACCGCCGGCTGCCCACCACGCTGGATGTCGACACCACCGCGCAACTGCTCAATGCCCCCGCCGCGCCGGCATCGGATAGCAACGACGCTGGCCTCGCGTGCCGCGATCAGGCCCTTTTTGAGCTTATTTATGGCTCGGGGCTGCGGCTTGCTGAAGTCGCGGCCCTGGATGCCGCGGAGTTGAGCGGCGTACCGCAGACGCTGCGGGTCACGGGCAAAGGCGCGCGAACGCGAGTGGTGCCGGTGGGCCGACAGGCTCGGGAAGCCATCCAGCAGTGGCTCGCCGTTCGGCCAACGCTTGCCGCCGCGCACGAGCCCGCGCTGTTTGTGAGCCGCCGCGGGCGACGGCTCTCGCACCGAGCGATCCAGCAACGCCTCAATGCCCTGGCCACCCGGCAAGGCCTCGACCAGCCCGTGCATCCGCATATGCTGCGGCATGCCTTTGCCACGCATCTACTCGAATCCAGTGGTGATCTGCGGGCCGTTCAGGAACTCCTGGGCCACGCTGATATCAGTACCACGCAGATCTATACCCATCTGGATTTCCAGCATCTGGCCGAGGTCTACGATCAGGCCCATCCGCGAGCCCGACGCCGATAA
- a CDS encoding DUF484 family protein: MSSQTPESAPTGATLDEQQVLDYLRAHPDLLRRHQDVLAALDVPHQSGEGAVSLIEYQVAILREEARELSQRLDHLLYIARDNDRVAEQLHRFTLELLAADDLEGALVALRDGLRQDFRADVVQVLLIGNDLAAAGVPVLAADDPEALQLEEHFPGSTPVLGHFDVDRFGLIFGDQAEGLASVAVIPLDEPPLRGFIAIGSRDPERYHDEQGTIFLGQLGALVARVLRRALPGERA, from the coding sequence ATGAGCAGTCAAACACCAGAATCCGCCCCCACGGGCGCGACACTCGACGAGCAGCAGGTACTGGACTATCTGCGCGCCCACCCGGATTTGCTGCGCCGCCACCAGGATGTGCTCGCCGCACTGGATGTTCCTCATCAGTCAGGTGAGGGCGCTGTTTCGCTGATCGAATACCAGGTGGCCATTCTGCGCGAAGAGGCGCGCGAACTCTCTCAGCGCCTCGACCATTTGCTGTACATCGCCCGCGACAATGACCGGGTCGCCGAACAGCTGCACCGATTCACGCTGGAGCTGCTGGCCGCGGATGACCTCGAGGGGGCTCTGGTCGCGCTTCGGGACGGGCTGCGGCAGGACTTTCGAGCCGACGTGGTCCAGGTGCTGTTAATCGGCAATGACCTCGCCGCGGCCGGCGTCCCCGTATTGGCCGCTGACGATCCTGAGGCCCTCCAGCTGGAAGAACACTTCCCCGGCAGCACCCCGGTGCTCGGACATTTCGATGTCGACCGCTTTGGCCTGATCTTTGGTGACCAGGCCGAAGGCCTGGCCTCGGTGGCCGTGATCCCGTTGGATGAACCCCCGCTGCGGGGCTTTATTGCAATTGGCAGCCGCGACCCCGAGCGCTATCACGACGAGCAGGGCACCATCTTTCTCGGCCAGCTCGGTGCTTTGGTGGCGCGGGTGCTTCGTCGCGCCCTGCCTGGGGAGCGCGCTTGA
- the dapF gene encoding diaminopimelate epimerase: MSLTFTKMQGLGNDFVVIDGISTPVHLDAERVRQIADRRYGVGCDQVLVAEPALGTTADFRYRIWNRDGEEVEHCGNGVRCLARFLIDRGLAPAATITLETVSGLTRVTPTDEGLMQVDMGIPVLEPAAVPFQAEAPAPLYPLVVEGETVQLGVVSMGNPHAVLRVDAVTTAPVSRLGPVIEHHPAFPNRANVGFMAIMGRDHIQLRVYERGAGETLACGTGACAAVAVGIINGWLEPRVQVDLTGGQLVVHWPGKDQSLWMTGPAETVFDGRLPAGEA; this comes from the coding sequence ATGAGCCTCACGTTTACCAAGATGCAGGGGCTTGGCAACGACTTTGTGGTCATCGACGGGATCAGCACGCCGGTCCACCTGGATGCCGAGCGCGTCCGGCAGATTGCCGACCGGCGGTATGGCGTGGGCTGCGACCAGGTCCTGGTCGCGGAACCCGCGCTCGGCACCACCGCCGACTTTCGCTACCGGATCTGGAACCGGGATGGCGAGGAAGTAGAGCATTGCGGCAACGGGGTCCGCTGCCTGGCACGTTTTCTTATCGACCGCGGCCTTGCACCAGCCGCCACGATCACGTTAGAGACCGTCTCGGGGCTCACCCGCGTCACCCCAACAGACGAGGGGCTGATGCAGGTGGACATGGGCATTCCGGTGCTTGAGCCCGCTGCCGTGCCGTTTCAGGCCGAGGCACCCGCGCCGCTCTATCCGCTGGTGGTCGAGGGCGAGACCGTCCAGCTCGGCGTTGTCTCCATGGGCAATCCGCACGCCGTGCTGCGTGTCGATGCGGTGACGACGGCGCCAGTCAGCCGCCTTGGCCCGGTCATCGAACATCACCCGGCGTTTCCCAATCGCGCCAATGTCGGGTTTATGGCCATCATGGGCCGCGACCACATCCAGCTGCGCGTCTACGAACGCGGCGCCGGCGAGACGCTGGCCTGCGGTACCGGCGCCTGTGCCGCGGTCGCCGTCGGCATCATCAATGGCTGGCTCGAGCCCCGTGTGCAGGTCGACCTGACGGGCGGCCAGCTGGTGGTACACTGGCCAGGCAAGGACCAATCGCTGTGGATGACCGGCCCGGCCGAGACGGTCTTTGATGGCAGGCTACCGGCAGGAGAGGCATGA
- the lysA gene encoding diaminopimelate decarboxylase, producing MSFSRQHGTLTVEDCAVDDLAARFGTPLYVYSRAAIESAWRAYDAAFADRDHLICYAVKANGSLAILQLLARLGSGFDIVSGGELERVLQAGGDPGRVVFSGVGKTTAEIERALEVGILAFNVESESELERLSEVATRLGREAPVSLRVNPDVDARTHPYISTGLRDNKFGIDIHAAEAVYTRAAERPGLRVEGLDFHIGSQLTELEPLADALSRSLALVDRLAEQGLPLKHLDIGGGLGIRYENETPPSPAALAESLGALLKDRPQRVLMEPGRAIVGAAGLLVSRVEYLKPGHRDFAIVDAAMTDLLRPALYDAWQRIEAVNTTADETRLYDVVGPVCETADVLGRERALALSPGALVAIFDAGAYGFVMASQYNARPRPAEVLVDGAEAHLIRARERVDDLWRGEHLLEAP from the coding sequence GTGAGCTTTTCGCGCCAGCACGGCACGCTCACCGTTGAAGACTGCGCGGTCGATGACCTGGCCGCGCGCTTTGGCACGCCTTTGTACGTTTACTCCCGCGCGGCGATCGAATCGGCCTGGCGCGCTTACGATGCCGCCTTCGCCGACCGCGACCACCTGATTTGCTATGCCGTGAAGGCCAACGGCAGCCTGGCTATCCTCCAGCTCCTTGCCCGCCTCGGCAGCGGCTTTGACATCGTCTCGGGGGGCGAGCTCGAGCGGGTCCTCCAAGCCGGTGGCGACCCGGGTCGCGTGGTGTTCTCTGGCGTTGGCAAGACAACGGCAGAGATCGAGCGCGCGCTTGAGGTGGGCATTCTGGCCTTTAACGTGGAGTCGGAATCCGAGCTCGAGCGCCTGAGTGAGGTCGCGACGCGGCTTGGCCGCGAGGCGCCCGTCTCTCTGCGCGTCAACCCCGATGTCGATGCCCGTACGCATCCCTATATTTCAACGGGACTGCGCGATAACAAGTTCGGCATCGACATTCATGCCGCCGAGGCCGTGTATACCCGGGCGGCGGAGCGACCGGGCCTGCGCGTGGAGGGACTCGACTTCCACATCGGCTCGCAGCTCACCGAACTTGAACCCCTGGCCGATGCCCTGTCTCGCAGCCTGGCCCTCGTCGATCGGCTGGCCGAGCAGGGCTTGCCACTCAAGCACCTCGATATTGGTGGGGGGCTGGGCATTCGCTACGAAAACGAGACGCCACCGAGCCCCGCCGCCCTGGCCGAGTCACTCGGCGCACTGCTCAAGGACCGGCCGCAGCGTGTACTGATGGAGCCGGGCCGCGCCATCGTTGGCGCAGCGGGCCTGCTCGTCTCCAGGGTGGAGTACCTCAAGCCTGGGCACCGGGATTTCGCCATTGTCGATGCCGCCATGACGGACCTGTTGCGCCCGGCGCTCTACGACGCCTGGCAGCGCATCGAAGCCGTCAACACGACCGCCGATGAAACCCGGCTGTATGACGTGGTCGGCCCCGTGTGCGAGACCGCGGATGTCCTTGGGCGCGAGCGCGCGCTTGCCCTGAGCCCGGGTGCCCTGGTCGCTATCTTCGATGCCGGTGCCTACGGGTTTGTGATGGCCTCGCAATACAACGCCCGGCCCCGCCCGGCCGAGGTGCTGGTCGACGGCGCCGAGGCCCATCTGATCCGAGCGCGCGAGCGCGTGGATGACCTCTGGCGCGGCGAGCACCTCCTGGAGGCGCCATGA
- the lptM gene encoding LPS translocon maturation chaperone LptM gives MIHRALGTLLFILLLSLAGCGVKGDLFLPDDQASEDTAEGQ, from the coding sequence ATGATCCATCGTGCACTGGGCACACTGCTTTTCATTCTGCTGCTCAGCCTGGCTGGCTGCGGCGTCAAGGGTGATCTATTTCTACCCGACGACCAGGCGAGTGAAGACACCGCGGAGGGCCAGTGA
- a CDS encoding alpha/beta hydrolase: MTDSKLQTVEVGPAGAKASVLWLHGLGASGHDFEPIVPELGLPADAPVRFVFPHAPERPVTLNGGMVMPAWYDIYGLTAGTPQDEQGLDEAAGWIAALIEREAERGVPAERLVLAGFSQGGAVALHAGLRFAGGLAGIMGLSTYLPLADHLSQARAAAHRDTPIFLAHGEYDGVLGIELGTASRDALAGLGYPVEWHAYPMEHQVCLEEIQAIGVWLRQVLAL; encoded by the coding sequence ATGACCGATTCAAAACTTCAAACGGTGGAGGTTGGCCCGGCTGGAGCCAAGGCCAGTGTGCTCTGGCTGCACGGCCTGGGGGCCAGTGGGCACGACTTCGAGCCCATTGTCCCGGAGCTTGGTCTACCCGCGGACGCGCCGGTCCGGTTTGTCTTTCCGCATGCCCCGGAGCGGCCCGTTACGCTTAATGGCGGCATGGTGATGCCCGCGTGGTATGACATCTACGGACTGACCGCCGGCACCCCGCAGGACGAACAGGGCCTGGACGAGGCGGCCGGGTGGATCGCGGCGCTGATCGAGCGGGAGGCCGAACGGGGCGTACCGGCTGAACGGCTGGTGCTGGCCGGGTTCTCCCAGGGCGGTGCCGTCGCGTTGCACGCGGGGCTGCGCTTTGCTGGCGGGCTTGCCGGCATCATGGGCCTGTCCACGTATCTGCCGCTGGCAGATCACTTGTCCCAGGCGCGTGCGGCGGCCCACCGTGATACCCCGATTTTCCTTGCCCATGGCGAGTATGACGGGGTCCTGGGGATCGAGCTGGGCACGGCGTCGCGGGACGCGCTGGCGGGCCTTGGCTATCCCGTTGAATGGCACGCCTATCCCATGGAGCACCAGGTGTGCCTGGAAGAGATTCAGGCGATCGGCGTCTGGTTGCGACAGGTGCTGGCGCTTTAG
- the argH gene encoding argininosuccinate lyase, with product MSKADSKGMWGGRFSEATDDFVAAFTASEHYDRRLYRQDIRGSQAHARMLARCGVLSEADATAIIDGLAAIAAEIEAGEFPWDPALEDVHMNIEARLTARIGDAGKRLHTGRSRNDQIATDVRLWLREAIDEATHLLRHFQAGLVNLAEREADTVMPGFTHLQVAQPVSFGHHMLAWYEMLVRDEARLADARVRVNQSPLGSAALAGTTFAIDREQTCAELGFEAPTRNSLDAVSDRDFAIEFVSAAALTMTHLSRMAEELVLWASPLTGFIELPDRFCTGSSIMPQKKNPDVAELVRGKSARVHGALNTLLTLMKGQPLAYNRDNQEDKEPLFDAADALHDSLRAFGDMVPALSVNRERTRQAARAGFATATDLADYLVRKGVPFRDAHAIVGEAVAYGVQHGEDLSDLSLETLQGFSEHIASDVYAVLTVDGSMAARDHLGGTAPAQVHQQVAAARARLAGD from the coding sequence ATGAGCAAGGCAGACAGCAAAGGGATGTGGGGCGGGCGCTTTAGCGAAGCAACCGATGACTTCGTCGCGGCCTTCACGGCCTCGGAACACTACGATCGGCGGCTCTACCGGCAGGACATCCGGGGCTCCCAGGCCCATGCCCGCATGCTCGCCCGCTGCGGTGTGCTCAGCGAAGCGGATGCGACCGCCATCATCGACGGCCTGGCGGCGATTGCCGCCGAGATCGAGGCCGGCGAGTTCCCCTGGGACCCCGCCCTTGAAGACGTGCACATGAACATCGAAGCGCGCCTGACCGCGCGCATCGGGGATGCCGGCAAGCGCTTGCATACCGGCCGCTCACGCAATGACCAGATCGCGACGGACGTGCGGCTGTGGCTTCGGGAAGCGATCGATGAGGCGACCCACCTGCTGCGGCATTTTCAGGCGGGCCTGGTGAATCTGGCCGAGCGCGAGGCCGACACCGTCATGCCCGGCTTTACCCACCTGCAGGTCGCTCAGCCGGTGAGCTTTGGCCACCACATGCTGGCCTGGTACGAAATGCTGGTGCGCGACGAGGCGCGGCTTGCCGACGCCCGGGTGCGGGTCAATCAGTCGCCACTGGGCTCGGCGGCCCTGGCGGGCACCACCTTCGCCATTGACCGCGAGCAGACCTGCGCAGAACTGGGTTTCGAGGCGCCCACCCGCAACTCCCTGGATGCGGTGTCGGATCGCGACTTTGCCATCGAGTTTGTCTCGGCGGCTGCGCTGACAATGACGCATCTCTCCCGGATGGCCGAAGAGCTCGTCCTGTGGGCTTCGCCGCTGACCGGCTTCATTGAGCTACCCGATCGCTTCTGTACCGGCAGCTCGATCATGCCGCAAAAGAAAAATCCGGATGTCGCCGAACTGGTCCGTGGCAAATCCGCCCGCGTCCATGGCGCCCTCAACACACTGCTCACCCTGATGAAAGGCCAGCCCCTCGCGTACAACCGCGACAATCAGGAAGACAAGGAGCCGTTGTTTGATGCCGCGGACGCGCTGCATGACAGCCTGCGCGCATTCGGCGACATGGTGCCTGCCCTGAGCGTCAATCGTGAACGGACACGGCAGGCCGCCCGGGCGGGCTTTGCCACGGCCACCGACCTGGCGGACTATCTGGTCCGCAAGGGTGTGCCCTTTCGGGATGCTCACGCGATTGTTGGCGAAGCGGTTGCCTACGGCGTCCAGCACGGGGAGGACTTGTCAGACCTCTCTCTGGAGACCCTGCAGGGCTTCAGCGAGCATATTGCGAGCGACGTGTACGCGGTGCTGACGGTGGACGGCTCAATGGCCGCCCGCGATCACCTCGGCGGCACCGCGCCCGCCCAGGTCCATCAGCAGGTGGCAGCCGCACGCGCCCGACTGGCCGGCGACTAA
- a CDS encoding LytR/AlgR family response regulator transcription factor: MKIVIACSNDALRHRLARLVATGPMGRVTAVLDEPEDAIERHQADPAAVILLGMFEEADLQIALALSQTPVPPAILPATSLQAPVLSTLEEAGIDHILDYVQPERLAAALNQAEPLTRGQVAALQGGRHASHRRHILCRRRAGLGLIPVNDVRYFMADHKYVTVQHDDGEDLIEDSLCQLEAEFGPRFLRVHRSALVARDSLRGLEKDLYGQTHALIDGMATRVPVSRRRLPAVRRWLREASTPS, translated from the coding sequence ATGAAGATTGTGATTGCCTGTAGCAACGACGCGCTGCGTCACCGCCTTGCCCGACTGGTTGCGACGGGCCCGATGGGCCGGGTGACCGCGGTGCTCGACGAGCCTGAGGACGCTATCGAGCGCCACCAGGCCGACCCCGCCGCCGTCATTTTGCTGGGCATGTTCGAAGAGGCCGACCTGCAGATCGCGCTGGCGCTAAGCCAGACACCGGTGCCCCCGGCGATTCTGCCGGCGACGTCATTGCAGGCGCCGGTCCTCAGCACCCTGGAAGAGGCTGGTATCGACCATATCCTTGACTATGTTCAGCCGGAGCGCCTGGCGGCGGCGCTGAATCAGGCCGAGCCGTTGACTCGGGGTCAGGTGGCCGCGCTACAGGGCGGCCGGCATGCCAGTCATCGCCGGCATATTCTCTGTCGGCGGCGGGCGGGCCTTGGTCTCATCCCCGTCAACGACGTGCGCTACTTCATGGCAGACCACAAATACGTCACCGTCCAGCATGATGACGGCGAGGACCTGATTGAGGACTCACTGTGTCAGCTCGAAGCGGAATTCGGCCCGCGCTTTCTGCGCGTACACCGCAGCGCCCTGGTGGCGCGTGACAGCCTGCGAGGCCTCGAAAAGGACCTCTACGGCCAGACCCACGCGCTGATTGACGGGATGGCGACCCGTGTTCCGGTCAGTCGGCGCCGGCTACCGGCCGTACGCCGCTGGCTACGCGAGGCGTCCACCCCCAGCTGA
- the hemC gene encoding hydroxymethylbilane synthase codes for MSIDHLRIATRRSPLALWQAEHVAERLRQHHPGLHVELVGMSTRGDEITDRPLMAVGGKALFVKALEEGMLEGRADIAVHSMKDVPAVVPDAFRLPVILDRDDPCDAFISTHYADVSELPAGARVGTASLRRECQLRERRPDLQIESLRGNVQTRLGRLESGDFDAIVLAASGLRRLGMAERITRIMPPADSLPAVGQGALGIECRAGDAEVEALITALDDRDTHDRVAAERAVNTRLEGSCHVPLAAYAELAGDSLWLRALVSSRDGQRVLRAEGRAPRAEGPALGLSLAEDLLARGAGEILAEVH; via the coding sequence ATGTCAATTGATCACCTGCGTATTGCGACGCGTCGCAGTCCCCTCGCGCTCTGGCAGGCCGAGCACGTCGCCGAGCGGCTGCGTCAGCACCACCCCGGGCTCCATGTCGAGTTGGTGGGCATGTCCACCCGTGGTGACGAGATCACCGACCGGCCGTTAATGGCCGTGGGTGGCAAGGCCTTGTTCGTCAAAGCTCTGGAAGAGGGCATGCTCGAAGGTCGCGCCGATATTGCCGTGCACTCCATGAAAGATGTGCCCGCCGTGGTGCCAGACGCCTTTCGTCTGCCGGTTATCCTCGATCGGGATGACCCCTGTGATGCCTTCATTTCCACGCACTATGCCGATGTCAGCGAGCTACCGGCCGGCGCTCGGGTCGGCACCGCGAGCCTGCGACGGGAATGCCAGTTACGGGAGCGCCGGCCCGATCTTCAAATCGAATCCCTGCGCGGTAATGTCCAGACACGCCTGGGCCGTCTCGAGTCGGGCGACTTTGATGCCATCGTGCTTGCGGCCTCGGGTTTGCGCCGCCTGGGCATGGCAGAGCGGATCACCCGCATCATGCCCCCGGCGGACAGCCTGCCGGCGGTCGGCCAGGGGGCGCTTGGCATCGAGTGCCGCGCGGGCGATGCCGAGGTCGAAGCCCTGATTACCGCGTTGGACGACCGCGACACCCATGACCGCGTCGCCGCAGAGCGCGCCGTTAACACCCGCCTGGAGGGCAGTTGTCATGTGCCGCTGGCCGCGTATGCGGAGCTGGCGGGCGATTCGCTGTGGCTGCGGGCCCTGGTCTCGAGCCGGGACGGGCAGCGGGTGCTTCGGGCCGAGGGCCGCGCACCGCGGGCCGAGGGACCGGCCCTGGGGCTCTCTCTGGCGGAAGATTTGCTGGCACGGGGCGCTGGCGAGATTCTGGCAGAAGTGCATTGA